The window TGGGTATTCATCTGCAGGAAGTGTGGCATGATTGTACAAAAGTGGACCAGTTACCTCCAGAACCGGCCTCGACACCTTGGCCATGGCCTCTGATTCCAAAGCTAATCAATATCACACATATCTCAAATGGAATTTTGTTTAAATGTTTGCCTAACCAGAACATTCCCCCTTTTCTGTATGCCTTTGCTAACAAAGCCCTAGAGGACTGCTTATTCTGAGAACGCTGAAAATGTACAGTAGATACAGTTAATgaattttattctctttatcaaaaaaaacaaaaaacaaaaggaaaaaaagagtgCTGAGTGAAgcactctctttcctttttaaaaaCAGAAGAGAGGCAATGAATGGATCTCCTGATGAATAAAATGATTCCATTCTAGAGTCCAACAGGAAAGCGGGAAGATAAGATCCTTAAGGATGAACCCCGAAAGAAAGGAGAACgaaaacaaaaatttcatcaaTTGGAAAACAAGGCAAAATCTGCATCGACACAGATGAGTTAATAATTGATAAAAATAACTGGAAATTCATCATatacacattaaaaaaaaaattccttcaaCCGctccaaacaaaagaaaatgaggaCAGGCGGGTTGCAATTCTCCATTTAAAGAATGCAAAGGGTAAAAAAACCAAGACCAACGTGCTTAGCATTCATCTCAGGGCACCAGACATCCACAAGGACAAAACTAAGTATCAACATCCGCGTAAGGCTTCCTAACTCTCAGCCTCTGCGGTTATATATACATGTACACCACCACTCCATATGAAGTGGTTGCCTCTTTTACAAGGACTTTTCTGCAGCAGCTCATGCACCCCATCAGATGGAGTCCAGATACTGGTCACAATGCCTTCGATTGAACTCTAGTAGACTCCCATAGGTGCGATCAGCTACCCCAACAAAGAGAGCCTCTGTATCAGGGCTAAATGATATGCCAGCTATCTCCCCAAACAGATCAATCTCCTGTGCCTTTCTATACCCAGAACGGGAATCATAGATATGAACAAAGTCGGCTGGCTCTGCCATTGCCATGAACCGTCCATCGGAGGTGAACTTCACAGCCCTAATTGCCCCCATTCGCCCCTTTAGGACGTCCAGAGACTCGGACAATTTCCTTACATCCCAGAGCCTGCATGTTGTATCCTGGTTCCCAGTGGCCAGAATCCGGCCATCCGGATGCCATGCTGATGAAAATGAATAGTCCAGGTGTCCTTTGAGATTTCCAACCACCTACAAAAGTTTAATTATTGACGCTAGTGGCATGTTAGCACTTGAACAGAAAATTACTAAAAAAGTTCAAACTCATGATTAAAATGACCCTTACTTTCCCAGATTGAGCATCAGCAATCAGGCAATCTGCACTATCCCCTAGAACAGCAAGCAACTTACCATCTGGACTAACAGATGTGTTCTGCAAAACACAGTTGGAGTTGGCCTGTCAGAAAGACGGTCCAAGCTAGAGACCAGGGGGACCGAGGGGGAGGGTATGAACATGGTTGAGGATACTTACATTTACAGACCATTCGAAAGAGAAATGATTCAGGCAAGCAAAAGTGTCGGTGTCAAATACTCGCACTTGTGCATCATTGTTTGCAGTCATGACTCTAGTTGAGCCACTGCAGAAAGATGGATAAGATAATGGTACTTGTGATAAAAAGTGGCTATTGCTACCTTGAAGGAAGATTTCTTACTTGGAACTGTGGTAGATATCCACTGCATTGGTGATCGCATTCTCATCATTTGTGATTTTTGTGCCAAAGATGACTCCTGAACGATTAAGAAACTGCAAGATAAGGAGGAAAGCGTTAAAGAAAACAACTAAATACTTCAATGTGTATGATTTTTATGCAAAATTTTAGATATCCCTTACCTTACAGATAAGCTCTCCCTGGAAACCACCTGCAACCATTAGGTTGTCTTTAACAGCCATGGTGCTGATTTGCACTCTTGACAGGGATTGAGCCAAAGATCCAGGAGATTTCTGTGGAGTCACATAAGGTCAGTCCCTTCCAATTTGGTTCCAAAAAAGAACAGTGGCCAAGGAGAATAAATATTCAATATATGATCTGATAATACTTACCAGGGAGGGCACAATTGGTCCAGCTACATTGAGTACTTCCTTGCCCCTCCTGAGAAGGGGCGACCAATGCATGACAGAGTAATTCTGCATCAGGTATACATCATGTTTTGATGTTGCCCACAATAGATTTCTCAGCTGCAAAATAAGAACCAAACTCGATTAACATCACTTACAGCAAAGGGCAAAAGAAAAGGCAGGATACACTTCATCGAAGGCATGTAATGTAATTT is drawn from Telopea speciosissima isolate NSW1024214 ecotype Mountain lineage chromosome 1, Tspe_v1, whole genome shotgun sequence and contains these coding sequences:
- the LOC122647473 gene encoding uncharacterized WD repeat-containing protein C2A9.03-like isoform X2, whose amino-acid sequence is MLRNLLWATSKHDVYLMQNYSVMHWSPLLRRGKEVLNVAGPIVPSLKSPGSLAQSLSRVQISTMAVKDNLMVAGGFQGELICKFLNRSGVIFGTKITNDENAITNAVDIYHSSNGSTRVMTANNDAQVRVFDTDTFACLNHFSFEWSVNNTSVSPDGKLLAVLGDSADCLIADAQSGKVVGNLKGHLDYSFSSAWHPDGRILATGNQDTTCRLWDVRKLSESLDVLKGRMGAIRAVKFTSDGRFMAMAEPADFVHIYDSRSGYRKAQEIDLFGEIAGISFSPDTEALFVGVADRTYGSLLEFNRRHCDQYLDSI
- the LOC122647473 gene encoding uncharacterized WD repeat-containing protein C2A9.03-like isoform X3, with the protein product MQNYSVMHWSPLLRRGKEVLNVAGPIVPSLKSPGSLAQSLSRVQISTMAVKDNLMVAGGFQGELICKFLNRSGVIFGTKITNDENAITNAVDIYHSSNGSTRVMTANNDAQVRVFDTDTFACLNHFSFEWSVNNTSVSPDGKLLAVLGDSADCLIADAQSGKVVGNLKGHLDYSFSSAWHPDGRILATGNQDTTCRLWDVRKLSESLDVLKGRMGAIRAVKFTSDGRFMAMAEPADFVHIYDSRSGYRKAQEIDLFGEIAGISFSPDTEALFVGVADRTYGSLLEFNRRHCDQYLDSI
- the LOC122647473 gene encoding uncharacterized WD repeat-containing protein C2A9.03-like isoform X1 encodes the protein MAQFQNDELEYMVDDYYDMADFEDEPFEESQQQRHGEDSDVEDDFDMNKSKTDTSAIEARNGKDIQGIPWERLNFTRDRYRETRLKQYKNYENLSRSREDLEKECKQVDKGSTFYDFQFNTRLVKSTIVHFQLRNLLWATSKHDVYLMQNYSVMHWSPLLRRGKEVLNVAGPIVPSLKSPGSLAQSLSRVQISTMAVKDNLMVAGGFQGELICKFLNRSGVIFGTKITNDENAITNAVDIYHSSNGSTRVMTANNDAQVRVFDTDTFACLNHFSFEWSVNNTSVSPDGKLLAVLGDSADCLIADAQSGKVVGNLKGHLDYSFSSAWHPDGRILATGNQDTTCRLWDVRKLSESLDVLKGRMGAIRAVKFTSDGRFMAMAEPADFVHIYDSRSGYRKAQEIDLFGEIAGISFSPDTEALFVGVADRTYGSLLEFNRRHCDQYLDSI